The Solanum lycopersicum chromosome 9, SLM_r2.1 genome window below encodes:
- the LOC101261853 gene encoding TPR repeat-containing protein ZIP4, producing MKIDDISSPELHDDLRNQLCSQIESSIEDIETYVPATAALPDSFSTHLRHTLSQLNYLSPFPNSLKLHIWKLSYRLWNACVDLSNSNAASIQKHHEEHAKLRQVSADLLFLAADVTGIPSPAFKSASFFYKTGLKWHDLRKFELANYCFEKASDLLSKVDITNVSEYEEKKLLLDLNIARSRTAWEVSDRNLAIALLSRSKNLLFAFADNYKALANQYLMFGKAIVSKNEVSGVNEALKLMNEAFELCERGLKVVKSTGETLALMELRSKTLRFLGASHLQRDEFESVLKCVKVLRDGEKDQHPSLSVLAMKAWLGLGRFGEAEKELRGMVVDKGIPEGVWVSAVESYFQVVGAAGAPAVKGVFLGLLGRCHVSADAAIRVVNKVIGDPAGGGEEARLRAKVVSDLVSDDRILTLLNGDDASKERTAMHALLWNCAAEHFRSKDLQTSADIFEKSMLYVPSDIDSRNLRAKGFRVLCLCYMGLSQLDRAQEYINEAEKLEPNIASAFLKFKIYLQKNECDGAITQVQALPSCLDFTTEFLSLAAHEAIACRCLPVAVSSLSLLLNFYTTGKQMATTEVVVFRTLVTILAQDPQNDSDILKQMKRAHSRLREMSVEDFFGKGEIGRRERNWFSVNAWNVGVKTGQENRYAICAEFFRLASEFYGASIDEEKEGNHVMVCKSLIMTVYAIISDEKLRTNTLLENEVKESISLLDRAGKMLTSNSTEYEKLEVIIEPNFLFVYTWCAFDLHSRLDDTGSQQLLLIKRFANLKCCNPKHLLQIGIDASQGPRSNHEVAIFALSTCLSTLLASPSPDYASVALIVRKLVSLRSSHGADTIDDATMETYKQAYRIMVGLKEGEYPVEEAKWLSMTAWNRAAVPMRMAHMDEAKRWMSMGLELANKVPGMQTYRSCMEDFIAGFE from the exons ATGAAAATCGACGATATCTCTTCGCCGGAGCTTCACGACGATCTCCGGAATCAACTATGCTCTCAAATCGAGTCATCCATCGAAGATATCGAGACATATGTACCTGCAACTGCTGCCTTGCCGGATTCCTTCTCCACCCATCTCAGGCATACCCTCTCTCAGCTCAATTACCTATCTCCTTTCCCTAATTCCCTAAAACTCCACATCTGGAAACTATCCTACCGCCTTTGGAATGCTTGTGTCGATCTTTCCAATTCCAATGCTGCTTCTATTCAAAAACACCATGAGGAACACGCAAAGCTCCGTCAAGTTTCCGCCGACCTCCTCTTCCTCGCTGCTGATGTCACTGGCATTCCATCGCCGGCGTTTAAATCCGCATCCTTCTTCTATAAAACCGGTCTTAAATGGCATGACCTTCGAAAGTTTGAACTCGCCAACTATTGCTTCGAGAAAGCTTCCGATCTGTTATCTAAAGTTGACATCACTAATGTTTCAGAATATGAAGAGAAAAAGCTTCTGTTAGATCTCAATATTGCTCGATCACGGACCGCTTGGGAAGTCTCTGATAGAAATTTAGCGATTGCTTTATTGAGTCGATCCAAAAACTTGCTCTTCGCTTTTGCGGACAACTATAAAGCTTTAGCTAAtcagtatttaatgtttggaaAAGCAATTGTATCAAAAAATGAAGTTTCTGGAGTGAATGAAGCATTGAAGCTGATGAATGAAGCATTTGAATTGTGTGAAAGGGGTTTGAAAGTTGTTAAGAGTACAGGGGAGACTTTAGCTTTGATGGAATTGAGATCCAAGACTCTAAGATTTTTGGGGGCATCACATCTGCAGAGAGATGAATTTGAGAGCGTGTTGAAATGTGTAAAGGTCTTGAGAGATGGTGAGAAGGATCAGCATCCGAGTCTTAGTGTGTTGGCAATGAAAGCATGGCTGGGATTGGGGAGGTTCGGGGAAGCGGAGAAGGAGCTAAGAGGAATGGTAGTGGATAAGGGGATTCCTGAAGGTGTTTGGGTATCAGCTGTTGAGTCGTACTTTCAAGTTGTAGGGGCTGCTGGTGCACCAGCTGTGAAGGGAGTGTTTTTAGGACTTCTTGGAAGGTGCCATGTAAGTGCTGATGCAGCAATTAGGGTCGTGAATAAGGTAATAGGGGATCCTGCTGGTGGTGGTGAAGAGGCAAGGTTGAGGGCAAAGGTAGTATCGGACCTGGTGTCTGATGATAGGATTCTGACGCTCTTGAATGGAGACGACGCTTCCAAGGAGAGAACAGCTATGCATGCTCTTCTATGGAACTG TGCAGCAGAACACTTCCGATCAAAAGATCTCCAGACCAGTGctgatatatttgaaaaatctatgCTTTATGTCCCTTCTGACATAGATAGCAGAAATCTCAGAGCAAAGGGATTTAGAGTTTTATGTCTCTGCTATATGGGCCTTTCACAGCTTGATCGTGCTCAAGAATACATAAACGAGGCAGAGAAG CTTGAACCAAATATAGCTAGTGCCTTCctaaag TTTAAGATCTACCTGCAAAAGAACGAATGTGATGGTGCTATCACTCAGGTGCAGGCATTGCCAAGTTGCCTTGACTTCACCACTGAATTCCTCTCTCTAGCAGCTCATGAAGCTATTGCTTGCCGTTGTCTACCAGTTGCCGTTTCTTCTCTGTCACTTCTCTTGAATTTCTACACCACAGGGAAACAGATGGCAACAACTGAGGTTGTAGTTTTCAGGACTTTAGTCACGATTTTAGCTCAGGATCCTCAGAATGATTCTGATATCCTAAAGCAGATGAAACGAGCTCATTCTCGGCTAAGAGAGATGAGTGTAGAGGATTTTTTTGGGAAAGGAGAGATcggaagaagagaaagaaattGGTTTTCAGTGAATGCATGGAACGTGGGGGTTAAAACAGGACAGGAGAACCGATATGCAATTTGTGCAGAGTTCTTTAGATTGGCATCAGAGTTTTATGGTGCTTCAATTGATGAAGAGAAAGAAGGCAACCATGTAATGGTTTGCAAATCACTCATTATGACAGTATATGCAATAATCTCAGATGAGAAGCTAAGAACTAATACGTTATTGGAAAATGAAGTGAAGGAATCTATTTCTTTGCTAGACAGAGCAGGAAAG ATGTTAACGTCAAACTCAACAGAATATGAAAAGTTAGAGGTCATCATCGAGCCTAATTTCTTGTTTGTGTACACTTGGTGTGCTTTTGATCTACATTCAAGGCTTGATGACACGGGCAGCCAACAGCTCCTCCTTATAAAGCGGTTTGCAAACTTAAAATGTTGCAACCCAAAGCATCTACTTCAGATTGGCATTGATGCCTCACAAGGACCAAGATCAAACCATGAAGTAGCCATCTTTGCATTAAGCACCTGCCTCTCTACACTCCTGGCTTCGCCTTCGCCTGATTATGCAAGTGTGGCACTCATAGTGAGGAAACTTGTTAGTCTAAGAAGCAGCCACGGAGCTGATACTATTGACGATGCAACAATGGAAACTTACAAGCAAGCGTATCGAATAATGGTGGGTTTGAAAGAAGGAGAATATCCGGTTGAAGAAGCAAAATGGCTCTCCATGACAGCATGGAATAGAGCAGCTGTCCCTATGAGGATGGCGCATATGGATGAAGCAAAAAGGTGGATGTCTATGGGTTTGGAGCTGGCCAATAAAGTCCCAGGAATGCAAACATACAGGTCATGCATGGAAGATTTTATTGCAGGGTTTGAGTAG
- the LOC101255330 gene encoding rhodanese-like domain-containing protein 4A, chloroplastic produces MMMTMESLSIGISSCLHLRKHPQCSPKFRCSLTLPSNSIQLNSPKTRNLSPVLQTETPIHLISPKFYYLSFLSMTLSFPLNSLASSGTTPPTSAKLNLEAILVSIDDFFTKYPFFVAGVTFIWLVLIPLAEEYLQKFSFISAVDAFAKLRDDPNTQLLDIRDNKSLAYLPSPTLRMLNKSVIQVEFRQGDEDAFLNSVFQKFNDPQNTTLCVIDNFDGNSIKVAELLVKNGLKEAYAIRGGIRGKKGWQEIQETLLPPSVHIYPKKKDKGLQPQGSNNGVIQANEINSQSPSAIGVTQVEQISNGPVKKSADSPSAIKCGPRSSSPYPNYPDVKPPSSPSPSKPQN; encoded by the exons atgatgatgacgatgGAGTCTCTTTCCATAGGCATTTCAAGTTGTTTACATCTCCGAAAACACCCACAATGTTCTCCCAAATTCAGATGTTCTCTCACTCTCCCCTCTAATTCAATCCAATTGAATTCTCCTAAAACCAGAAATCTCTCTCCCGTTTTACAAACTGAAACCCCAATTCATCTTATCTCTCCCAAATTCTACTACCTATCTTTCCTTTCTATGACTCTTTCTTTTCCTCTCAACTCCCTTGCCTCCTCTGGAACTACACCACCCACTTCAGCTAAACTCAACTTAGAAGCAATATTGGTCtctattgatgattttttcacAAAGTATCCATTCTTTGTTGCTGGGGTCACCTTTATTTGGCTTGTTCTTATACCATTAGCAGAAGAGTACTTGCAAAAGTTTAGCTTTATCTCAGCCGTTGATGCATTTGCAAAGCTTCGTGATGACCCCAATACCCAGCTTTTAGATATTCGGGATAACAAGAGCTTAGCTTATTTGCCTTCTCCCACTTTGAGAATGTTAAATAAGAGTGTGATACAGGTTGAGTTCCGCCAAGGAGATGAAGATGCCTTTCTCAACAGTGTCTTTCAGAAATTCAACGACCCACAAAATACTACGCTTTGTGTTATAGACAA TTTCGATGGGAACTCCATTAAAGTGGCTGAATTATTGGTCAAAAATGGTCTCAAAGAGGCTTATGCTATCCGAGGTGGGATAAGAGGCAAGAAAGGATGGCAG GAGATCCAAGAAACCCTTCTCCCTCCATCTGTTCATATTTATCCCAAGAAGAAGGATAAAGGGTTGCAACCGCAAGGCAGCAATAATGGGGTGATTCAAGCAAATGAAATTAATAGTCAATCTCCATCCGCTATAGGTGTGACCCAAGTTGAGCAGATAAGCAATGGTCCCGTTAAGAAGTCTGCTGACTCACCCTCAGCAATAAAATGTGGTCCTAGGTCATCATCGCCATATCCAAAT TATCCAGATGTGAAGCCCCCATCGTCCCCTTCTCCTTCAAAGCCTCAAAATTGA